CAATGGAATTTCCCGGCGCGTAATCTTTTCATAAATCATCAGCGTCAGATGTCCGCCATCGAGCGCGGGAATCGGGAGAATGTTCAGCACGGCGAGCGAGACGCTGAGCATTGCCATGAACGTGAGAAAACTTCCGAGTCCGTACTCGGCAGATTGCGTCGCCATCTGTGCGATGCGAATCGGACCGCCGAATGATTCTTTCACCGTTGCTTTCCCGAAAATAATATTTCCCACCGATTGAATTATCAAATCAACAACCCGAACGACTTCCCGCACACCCTGTCCCATCGCCTCGAAGAACGAATATTCAATCCGCTTCGATGGTCCTGTGTACATTCTTCCGATGCTGATGCCGATGCGTCCCGATTCGTTCACCGTCACTGCGCCGGAATACGTTGAGTCTTTCCGCTTCCATTCGACGTTGAGCGTGTTGTTCGCGTTGGCGCGGATGATTTTTATGATTTGATGGTCGGAATAAATTTTTGTCTCATTGATTGCCGTAATAACATCGCCCGGTGCAAGCCCCAATTTCTCGGCGGGTTTGCCAAGTTCGACTGCCTGAATAACCGGTACAGTAAACGCTTCAACGATACCGATTCCGTCACGGAGGGTATCATTTGGGTTGATTGCAGAGACCATCAACATTTGCTGACTTCCCGAACGCTGAACCGCAATCTGTAAATCTTTCCCGATGTTATCAAGATAGACTGCATCGTTCACTTCTCCCCAATGTGCAACATTCTTTCCGTTCACCGAGATAATCTTATCGCCGATTTGAAATCCTGCTTGCGCGGCGGCGCTTTCTTCAACAACGTATCCGACTTCCGTTGTCTCTTCGATGTACTTCCCGCGTGAATAATGAATTCCCCAGAAAATTCCGATTGCGAGGAGAAGATTCATAATCACTCCGGCGGAAATGACAATCGAACGCATCCACAACGGCTTTGCGCGAAACTCCCATGGTTGTACCTGAGCGTTCGCGAACTCCGTATCAAAACTTTCGTCCACCATGCCTGCGATTTTCACATAGCCGCCGAGCGGAAGCCACGAGATGCAATAATCTGTCTCACCGATTTTTTTCCCGAACGCACGCGGCGGAAATCCGATGGAGAAAACGTCCACTCTCATCCCTGTCAGTTTTGCGGCGATGAAGTGTCCGAACTCGTGAATGAATACTAACACTCCGAGCGTAATACCTGTGTATAAAATTGTGTTCAAAAAATCCATAGTTTCTTTTTATTTGATTGATGAAAGAACAAACGCACGCGCTTGTTTGTCCGCTTCAATGATTGCTTCGAGCGATGCGTTCGTCTCGTGCGGAACCGAATCCAACGCCTGTTCGATGAGTTGTGGAATTTGTGTGAAGCGAATTTGCTTCTTCAAAAATAAATCCACTGCGACTTCATTCGCCGCGTTGAGAATTGCCGGTGCAGTTCCGCCTTGCTTCAATGCCTGATACGCAAGATTCAAACACGGAAACTTCTCCGTGTCCGGTTCAAAGAATGTCATTTCGCGGAGTTGGGCAAAATCCACACGCGGGTGCGGAGCGGGCAATCGTTCGGGATACGTGAGCGCGTACTGAATCGGAATTTTCATATCAGGGACGCCGAGTTGCGCCTTCACCGAACCGTCCACAAACTCCACCATCGAATGAATGATGGATTGCGGATGAATCACCACGTCAATCTTTTCCGGCGGAAGATTGAACAGCCAGTGGGCTTCAATCACTTCAAGACCTTTGTTCATCATCGTTGCCGAGTCAATGGTGATTTTGTTTCCCATGTTCCAGTTCGGATGTTTCAACGCATCTTCCACCCGAATAGTTTCAAACTTCGATTTGTCGAGATGAAGGAACGGTCCGCCCGATGCCGTGAGAATCAATTTGGAAATATGCCGGGCGTCTTCTCCCGATAAACATTGAAGAATAGCACTGTGTTCGCTATCTACAGGAACAAGTGTCGAGTTATACTCTTTTAATAGAGCCGTAATCAACGCGCCTGCAACAACGAGCGTTTCCTTGTTTGCCAGCGCAATTGTTTTTCCTTGTTTGATTGCTTCAATGGTCGGCTTCAATCCCGCAAATCCGACGAGCGAATTAATGACGATGTCGCTCGTTTCAATTTGCACAAGTTCCTGCAATCCGTTTTCGCCTACGAACAACTCCACCGAACCATTGAGCCGTTGTTTAAGCGATGCCGCTGCAGATTCATTCATCACACCAACGCGCTCCGGTTTGAATCTCGCAATCTGCTCTTCAAGTAGAGCAATGTTTGAATTGGTTGTGAGAGAAGTCGGACGGAAACGCTCAGGAAACCGGGCAATCACTTCGAGACTGTTTTTCCCAATCGAGCCTGTCGAGCCGAGGATGCAAATATTCTTTGTTTTACCCATTAAAAAGCATAATCCCCTTCAAATGTTCGAAGAGGACAGAAACAAGGTACAGAAATCTTGAGAGGATTGCAAAGGGAAAAACGATGTGTGGATTGTAAAGTAAACTTGAAAACTCAAATACTAAAGTCTGCTCCACTCTTCAAGAGAGATTTCCTTTTCTGTGATAGATTCAATTTCATTCATCATCATTCGTAACTGTGGAATTGTGTATTCAGCATTGGAAGGAATAGCAAGACGATGATGGTTGAAAAGCATAAACTGATGCTTGGTTCCGCTGTATGGTCCCTCGAAACCGAGACGACGAAGTCGCCTGATAAAATCCTGTCGTTTACAAGGCGCCCACCGGCTCAAGTTCAGGTTCCTTGTTGAGGTCAAGGTTATTGATGACGGGCAACGGATGACGTAATTTTAGACCAAGAAGAATCCATTCTTCAAGCGTCGAACGTAAATCATTCTCACATTCTTTGAGTGATTTCCCAAACGCTATTACTCCTTTGCACAGAGGAATTCTTCCGCTATATGAATTATCTTCGAGTTTGTCGTAGAGCGCCATTGCCATTGCCTGCTCAATATACTCGCTGAGGATATATGTTGTCGTCATAGTTGTTTGAAAATTGCAGAACTAACATAGAGAACTAAAAAGAATTTTCCAAGAATATCCACCGTTGCCCGACACCCTGCGACCCCTAACTTTGAAGTCACCAAGTCATTTCCAATATTCCTGTAACCTTTCAGCCCATACTGAGTTTATTAGATAACGGATCCTTCAACTATTTCGATACTTTGTGAGTTTTTCATCGGATACTCAAATTATGATACAGGTTCGGGACGGCGAGTTGCATAAGCTCGCACTCTTGTTCGAGCGGCATCATGTCGCTCTCTATAATTATTATGTTCGGCAAACTGGCGACCGCGACCTTAGCGAAGATTTCGTGCAGGAAGTGTTTCTCCGCATCATGAAATACCGCCACACGTTTCGCGGCGAAGGGGAGTTTCTTCCGTGGATGTATCACATCGCCCGCAATGTGCAGATTGACCACGCACGGAAATGGGGACGGGAAACAAAACTCGATAAAGAAACACACGACCAAATCGGTGACGACCCGATTCCCGACGCACACGTCGAGCAATTGCAAAATGTCGGTATGTTGCAAAAAGCACTCGCAAAACTATCGCCGGAAAAACGGGAAGTGTTACTCCTCAGCCGCTATCAGGAAATGAAATATACCGCCATTGCAGAACTGCTTGGCTGTACGGTTGAAGTGGTCAAGGTTCGTGTTCATCGTGCGATGAATGATTTGAGAAAATATTATTTCCAACTTGCAGGAGAATGACTATGAACAACAATCATATAAAAGAATACTTGCTTGAATACATCAACAACAATTTGGACACACCAACGGAAACATCGGTGCAACAACATCTTGCCTCGTGCGAACCATGCAGGAAAGAATATGAATTGCTGAACACGTGGTGGACTGCGCTCGAACAACTTCCGAATGAAAAACCATCGGAAGAAGTACGCGAAAAGTTTTACAAAGTGTTGCAGGAAGAAATAGAAGCGACACTACGGTTGAAAACATACGCGCATCAAAAGCCGAAACGAAATTGGCTCGAATTTCTTTTCCCGCAACAGGTTGCAGGACGATTTGCTTTTGCACTCGTCCTCATCGTTCTCGGCGGTTTCGTTGGCTACGTGATGAAGCAAGAGCCGCAGATTGTTCAGACCGAAAACAAAACAGAATTAACACAACTTCACGAAGAAGTGATGATGATGAACCGACTGTTGACGGTATCGCTTCTTCAACAGCAATCTGCAAGCGAGCGTTTGAAGGGCGTCAGTTTGAGCTACCGTTCCGAAGGATCCGACCCGGAAATCACGGCGGCGCTTCTTCAGGCGCTCAAATATGACCCGAATGTCAATGTACGTCTTGCCGCGCTCGATGCGCTCGTTCGAAATGACGGGGAACAGACAATCAAAAAGGAATTACTCGAATCGCTTCCCAAACAATCTTCGCCGCTCGTGCAGATTGAAATCGTGGATTGGCTCATTCAGGTACGAGAAAAAACATCGCTCAACATTCTCAATCGGATGTTGAACAATCCTGATGTAAATAAAGCGGTCAAGGAACGGATAGAGTTGGGGATTCAGGAGATGAACTCTTGACAATTCAAAATTCAAAATGAAAAAGTAAAAATATATTGGAGTAATTTATGAAGAATGTAATAGTTTCGTTGTTGATGCTGATTGCAATTCCTTCTCTTACTGTTCAAAGTGAAGAGTTGACTGAGAAATTGGAAATCAGACGGTCGCTGAAGTTTATCAACGCGAACGATGCGAATAATTCGTTGCTTGTTGATAACATCAATGGCTCGATTGAAGTGACAGGATACGACGGCGATGTTGTGGAGTTGGTAGTTCATGAAACTATCACTGCTGAATCGAAGCGGAAGATTGAAGAAGCAAAACAAAAAGTGCGTGTTGATATCGAAGAAGAGGGAGATAGAATTCTTCTCTTCGTTGATGCGCCGTGGCGATGCGAAGACGGCTCGACAAATTACCGTGGCTACGATTATTATGGGTATGAAGTTGAATGTGATTTTGTGTTGAAAGTCCCACGTAAAGTTGACATTCGTTTGAAAACGATTAATGATGGAACCATCAAAGTAACAAATGTTGAGGGAGCCTTTGTCGTCGAGAACGTGAATGGCGATGTGCGGTTACGCGATGTCAGCGGTTCGGGGAAAGCGCGAACAGTCGACGGCGATGTTGAAGTGAGTTTCAAGAAAAATCCGACCGAAGAATCATCGTTCAAGACTATCAACGGCGAAGTAACCGTCAGACTTCAGGAAAACCTCTCTGCCGTTTTGGAATTTAAAACGATGAACGGAGAAGTCTATTCCGATTTTGATGTACAATCGCTTCCGCTCAAATCTCCAACGATGAAACGACGAAACGGGATGAAAGTGTATAGAAGCGGCGACTCGTTCTCTGTGCGTGTCGGCAGCGGCGGACCGGAACTTTCGTTCGATACCTTGAACGGCGATATTTATGTTTCTAAGTATGAGTAACAGACCACAACCCCCTCTCAAGAGGGGATTTAAAAAAAGATATTTTCAAAGGATAATTATGAACACTAAAATCTTTCTTGCAATTTTCATTCTTGTATTCACTGCGTTCACGTTCAGCCAAACGGCAGGCGATGACAAAATCGTTGTTCCTCTCAGCGACCCATCGCGCCCGGTGTTTTTGAAAGTAAGCATTCTTAACGGCGGAATCACGGTGAAAGGATATTCCGGCAACGAAGTGATTGTCGAAGAACGGATTCGGGAATCCGACGAAGACCACGATGGAAAGAATGAAAAGAAGCGCGGACTGAAACGCATCCCAAACATGAGCACCGGCTTAACGGTTGAAGAAGAAGAGAACGAAGTAACAATCAGTACGAGCGCAATGGCGTCAGGTCGCACCGTCAATATCACGGTGCAGGTTCCGACAAATTGCTCAATGAAACTCAGCACGTTGAATGACGGAGACATCAAAGTTGAAAATGTTTCCGGTGATGTGGAAGTGAGCAATCTCAATGGCTCGGTTTCAATCGAACAACTTTCCGGTTCTGCCGTGGTGGACGCTCTGAACGAAGACATCACAGTTTCGTTTGCTAAAATTGATCAGAAGAAAAGCATGTCGTTCAGTTCGATGAATGGCGATATTGATGTTACCTTCCCGCCGGATGTAAAAGCGACGATGCGGCTGAAGAACGACATGGGAGAAATCTACAGCGATTTCGAAATCAAGATGGATTACTCGGCATCAAAAGTCGAAGATAAGTCACGCGGGAAAATTGGGAAGAAAAAAATCTCGATGGAAAAAATGATGACCGGCTCCCTCAATGGCGGCGGTGTTGATATTCTCTTCAAGAATTTTAACGGGGATATTTTTATCAGGAAGGGGAAGTGAAAACATTTACCACACCTGCCTGCCGCAGACAGGGATAACACGGAAACAGCGCGGATT
This sequence is a window from Ignavibacteriota bacterium. Protein-coding genes within it:
- the rseP gene encoding RIP metalloprotease RseP — its product is MDFLNTILYTGITLGVLVFIHEFGHFIAAKLTGMRVDVFSIGFPPRAFGKKIGETDYCISWLPLGGYVKIAGMVDESFDTEFANAQVQPWEFRAKPLWMRSIVISAGVIMNLLLAIGIFWGIHYSRGKYIEETTEVGYVVEESAAAQAGFQIGDKIISVNGKNVAHWGEVNDAVYLDNIGKDLQIAVQRSGSQQMLMVSAINPNDTLRDGIGIVEAFTVPVIQAVELGKPAEKLGLAPGDVITAINETKIYSDHQIIKIIRANANNTLNVEWKRKDSTYSGAVTVNESGRIGISIGRMYTGPSKRIEYSFFEAMGQGVREVVRVVDLIIQSVGNIIFGKATVKESFGGPIRIAQMATQSAEYGLGSFLTFMAMLSVSLAVLNILPIPALDGGHLTLMIYEKITRREIPLKVKLGIQKVGFVLLLAFMAFVIYNDIASF
- a CDS encoding 1-deoxy-D-xylulose-5-phosphate reductoisomerase, yielding MGKTKNICILGSTGSIGKNSLEVIARFPERFRPTSLTTNSNIALLEEQIARFKPERVGVMNESAAASLKQRLNGSVELFVGENGLQELVQIETSDIVINSLVGFAGLKPTIEAIKQGKTIALANKETLVVAGALITALLKEYNSTLVPVDSEHSAILQCLSGEDARHISKLILTASGGPFLHLDKSKFETIRVEDALKHPNWNMGNKITIDSATMMNKGLEVIEAHWLFNLPPEKIDVVIHPQSIIHSMVEFVDGSVKAQLGVPDMKIPIQYALTYPERLPAPHPRVDFAQLREMTFFEPDTEKFPCLNLAYQALKQGGTAPAILNAANEVAVDLFLKKQIRFTQIPQLIEQALDSVPHETNASLEAIIEADKQARAFVLSSIK
- a CDS encoding type II toxin-antitoxin system HicA family toxin → MSRWAPCKRQDFIRRLRRLGFEGPYSGTKHQFMLFNHHRLAIPSNAEYTIPQLRMMMNEIESITEKEISLEEWSRL
- a CDS encoding type II toxin-antitoxin system HicB family antitoxin; translation: MTTTYILSEYIEQAMAMALYDKLEDNSYSGRIPLCKGVIAFGKSLKECENDLRSTLEEWILLGLKLRHPLPVINNLDLNKEPELEPVGAL
- a CDS encoding RNA polymerase sigma factor, which translates into the protein MIQVRDGELHKLALLFERHHVALYNYYVRQTGDRDLSEDFVQEVFLRIMKYRHTFRGEGEFLPWMYHIARNVQIDHARKWGRETKLDKETHDQIGDDPIPDAHVEQLQNVGMLQKALAKLSPEKREVLLLSRYQEMKYTAIAELLGCTVEVVKVRVHRAMNDLRKYYFQLAGE
- a CDS encoding HEAT repeat domain-containing protein yields the protein MNNNHIKEYLLEYINNNLDTPTETSVQQHLASCEPCRKEYELLNTWWTALEQLPNEKPSEEVREKFYKVLQEEIEATLRLKTYAHQKPKRNWLEFLFPQQVAGRFAFALVLIVLGGFVGYVMKQEPQIVQTENKTELTQLHEEVMMMNRLLTVSLLQQQSASERLKGVSLSYRSEGSDPEITAALLQALKYDPNVNVRLAALDALVRNDGEQTIKKELLESLPKQSSPLVQIEIVDWLIQVREKTSLNILNRMLNNPDVNKAVKERIELGIQEMNS
- a CDS encoding DUF4097 family beta strand repeat protein; its protein translation is MKNVIVSLLMLIAIPSLTVQSEELTEKLEIRRSLKFINANDANNSLLVDNINGSIEVTGYDGDVVELVVHETITAESKRKIEEAKQKVRVDIEEEGDRILLFVDAPWRCEDGSTNYRGYDYYGYEVECDFVLKVPRKVDIRLKTINDGTIKVTNVEGAFVVENVNGDVRLRDVSGSGKARTVDGDVEVSFKKNPTEESSFKTINGEVTVRLQENLSAVLEFKTMNGEVYSDFDVQSLPLKSPTMKRRNGMKVYRSGDSFSVRVGSGGPELSFDTLNGDIYVSKYE